Proteins encoded in a region of the Populus alba chromosome 13, ASM523922v2, whole genome shotgun sequence genome:
- the LOC118060978 gene encoding uncharacterized protein, with the protein MFKKFSSDEVSSQNQVKASVQRKIRQSIADEYPGLEPVLDDLLPKKSPLIVVKCQNHLNLVVVNNVPLFFNIRDGPYMPTLRLLHQYPNIMKKLQVDRGAIKFVLSGANIMCPGLTSPGGALDDEVDAETPVAIMAEGKQHALAIGFTKMSAKDIKTINKGIGVDNMHYLNDGLWKMERLD; encoded by the exons atgttcaaaaa GTTTTCAAGTGATGAAGTATCGTCACAAAACCAAGTGAAAGCATCAGTTCAACGAAAAATTCGACAAAGCATTGCTGATGAG TACCCTGGACTTGAACCAGTATTGGATGATTTGCTGCCAAAGAAATCCCCTTTAATTGTTGTTAAATg TCAGAATCATTTGAATCTGGTGGTGGTGAATAACGTGCcattgttttttaacataagGGATGGACCTTACATGCCTACTCTACGACTTCTTCATCAAT AtccaaacataatgaaaaaattgCAAGTTGACAGGGGTGCCATAAAATTCGTACTTTCTGGTGCTAACATAATGTGTCCTGGACTTACATCTCCCGGCGGTGCATTAGATGATGAAGTAGATGCAGAAACTCCTGTG GCTATAATGGCTGAAGGAAAGCAACATGCTCTTGCTATTGGCTTTACAAAAATGTCAGCAAAAGACAT AAAGACAATCAACAAGGGAATTGGTGTGGACAACATGCATTATCTCAATGATGGTCTTTGGAAG ATGGAGCGTTTGGATTGA